Genomic window (Pseudomonas hydrolytica):
TGCGCCGCACGGCCCTGAGCGGCGCGCCGGGCCTCCAGGCGCCGGCGTTTCCAGGCCTTGTAGTTGCCATCGACCCACAGCGAGACGATCACCGTGTCGCGGCTGACGCGGTGGAACTCGCGAAGGATGGCCAGACGGTGCTCGGCCGACTCGATGTGATGCAGCAAGCGGATGCAGAAGATGCAGTCCACCGCGTTGTCACCCAGGTCGATCGCGAAGGCCGAGGTGCGGAAGCTGTTGACTCGCGCCACCACCTCGGGGGCCTGTGCGGCACGCGCGGTGGCGAGCATATCGGCGGAATTGTCAGCGGCGAGGATCACCCGGTTTGGCTGCTCACAGAGCATCGGCCAGAAACGGCCGGCGCCGCAGGGCAGGTCGAGCACCAGGTTCGGCTGATCGGCCATCTGCAGCGCACGGCGCGCCACCTGCACGTCGCGCCAGTGGGACAGGCGCCGAAACAGGCCGTCCTGATGCTTGTGCAGGTATTGCTGGGCGTGCTCGAAATCGTACTTGCGGGAAAAATCCAGTTCGATGGGGCTAGGCTTGGGCATGACGAACGTCCCTTGATGGATACGTTCGTCAGCCTAAAGAGCCAGGCATCAAGTTCACGTCAAAGGGGTGTGAAAATTTCGTCAAGCGCCATTGTTCAGGGTGACCCGGAAGCGGGTATGACCTGGCTCGCTCTGCAAACTGACGCTCCAGCCCTGTTTGGCGCAAATGCGTTTGACCAGCGATAGCCCCAGGCCCAGCCCCTCGCCACGGGCCTGCGAGCCGCGCACGAACGGCTGGAAGATGCGCTCGTGCTGCTCGGCAGGAATGCCGGCACCGCTGTCCTCGATACGAAACGCTCCCGATTCGAGGATCAGGCGCACACTGCCGTTCTCGGTGTAGTGCAGGGCGTTGCGCAACAGGTTGGCCATTACCGTACCGAGGAAAGTGGCGTTGTAGCGGCCGTCGTCCTGGCCTTCCTCGATCAACTGGAAGTCCAGGCCTTTCTCTTCCATCAGCGCGCCCCAGCGGCTGGCTTGCTCATGGGCGATGGCGGCCAGGCTGCGGTCGCCGACGAACACGGCTTCGTTGCTCTTGTCGCGCGCCAGTTGCAGGAAGGTCTGCACCAGCTCGCGCATTTCCTCGCTGGCGCGGGCGATGCGCGCCACCTGTTCCTTCTCGCGCGGGCCCAGGGGCG
Coding sequences:
- a CDS encoding class I SAM-dependent methyltransferase, whose protein sequence is MPKPSPIELDFSRKYDFEHAQQYLHKHQDGLFRRLSHWRDVQVARRALQMADQPNLVLDLPCGAGRFWPMLCEQPNRVILAADNSADMLATARAAQAPEVVARVNSFRTSAFAIDLGDNAVDCIFCIRLLHHIESAEHRLAILREFHRVSRDTVIVSLWVDGNYKAWKRRRLEARRAAQGRAAQNQNRFVVLRKTVEDEFHQAGFAILGHLDFLPGYAMWRTYVLRKEA